In a single window of the Drosophila albomicans strain 15112-1751.03 chromosome 3, ASM965048v2, whole genome shotgun sequence genome:
- the LOC117566861 gene encoding nuclear pore glycoprotein p62 translates to MAFQLPTTTAASTTGFSFGLNTAPAAANPTGAAAAKPTFSFAAPTTTNPVNLGGGDADATKAAPPPFGGFGLAATTAAPVTSNPLTGLGASLGATAAPAAVAPVAAAAPTFGGFMAQPAAVAATTTTAAAAATSAQLGGGLTLGLTTAPKSTTAIAPVAAAVAPLVSAAPATLGGGGAFANLSTATKTTDSAVVANAPQLSYNQLEEHINKWTLEFEEQEKVFTEQATQINAWDKLLIGNNQKIIELNDAVQKVKNDQQVLDQELEFIATQHKELEESLAPLEKEFVNLPRVDQERSQTYLMVENLDTQLKQMSEDLKEIIDNLNEANKGQDNTDPIIQIGKILNAHMNSLQWIESQSTHICTKLDDIGKIHESQKRDIFRAPY, encoded by the coding sequence atggCGTTCCAACTGCCTACAACAACCGCAGCTAGTACAACTGGCTTCTCATTTGGCTTGAACACAGcgccagcagctgcaaatCCTACCGGCGCAGCTGCCGCCAAACCAACGTTTTCGTTTGCCGCGCCGACAACAACTAATCCAGTAAATTTGGGAGGTGGAGATGCGGACGCTACTAAAGCGGCGCCACCACCATTTGGTGGCTTTGGACTGGCTGCCACAACAGCGGCACCAGTTACATCTAACCCACTGACAGGACTTGGAGCTAGCCTCGGCGCTACTGCTGCTCCTGCAGCAGTTGCACccgttgcagcagctgcaccaACCTTTGGCGGATTCATGGCGCAGCCGgccgcagtcgcagccacaaccacaacagctgctgcggcCGCAACAAGTGCTCAACTCGGCGGAGGCTTGACCCTTGGCCTGACCACAGCTCCCAAGAGCACCACAGCCATAGCGCCCGTCGCCGCAGCAGTAGCGCCTCTCGTTAGTGCTGCACCAGCAACCCTGGGAGGAGGTGGCGCTTTCGCTAACCTGTCGACAGCCACTAAAACCACAGATTCCGCCGTAGTTGCGAATGCTCCGCAACTGTCTTACAATCAGCTGGAGGAACACATCAACAAGTGGACACTGGAGTTTGAGGAGCAAGAGAAAGTTTTTACCGAACAGGCGACTCAGATCAATGCTTGGGATAAACTCTTAATTGGCAATAATCAAAAGATCATCGAGTTGAATGACGCTGTACAAAAGGTGAAGAACGATCAACAGGTGTTGGACCAGGAGCTGGAATTCATTGCCACCCAGCACAAAGAACTCGAAGAAAGTCTTGCACCGCTGGAGAAGGAATTCGTGAACTTGCCACGCGTGGATCAGGAGCGCAGTCAGACCTATTTGATGGTGGAGAACTTGGATACACAGTTGAAACAAATGTCCGAAGACCTAAAGGAGATCATCGACAATCTGAACGAGGCCAATAAGGGACAGGACAATACAGATCCCATTATACAGATTGGCAAGATTCTCAACGCACACATGAATTCGCTGCAATGGATCGAATCACAGTCGACACACATTTGCACGAAGCTCGACGACATTGGCAAGATTCACGAATCCCAGAAACGTGATATCTTTCGTGCTCCGTATTAA
- the LOC117566857 gene encoding U3 small nucleolar RNA-associated protein 18 homolog has translation MSDDESSDGMEDLKALMAIYKQHDESQEEKPQSAKDEVETGYVEVPMEKVIFGDKQTFLSNLAKSVGKKRQKDKEESDADEDDDDKADLAKKPKAAWHDSDDEELEVGEVKRQTRHTGPLNHLRMDKSYKEYLTARFQRTVNQPKWATLKPKKENSESEDSEDEALLKTVGFIDHKAKTRELRAKSIFFKRVKDLNRATYSEGVINSVQFHPTSTAALVAGESYLATIYSVDGQKNEKLHNIRFPKFAITCARITPCGTKAFFGAMQRHYYSYDLLEAKATKLKMPSNINTSHKFEVSPCGKYIVTMGVFGNIHVFTTNSNELLHTFHQEGQLRGMSWTADSKRIICSGSSCNVNVLSMRELRIEHTFIDDGCINGRAIALSPNQQMLATGSNEGVVNIYDYENIYKSAAPQPEKRFMNLQTAIAELKFNPTSELLAMGSRLVPNALKLAHFPSATIYSNFPGQQEDVGYVNTMAFSPGSGYFAIGCKGKKAPLFRLKHFKHY, from the coding sequence ATGAGCGACGACGAGTCTAGCGATGGTATGGAGGATTTGAAGGCGTTGATGGCCATTTACAAACAGCATGACGAGTCGCAAGAGGAAAAGCCGCAGTCGGCCAAAGACGAAGTGGAAACTGGCTATGTTGAAGTGCCTATGGAAAAAGTGATATTCGGTGACAAGCAAACGTTTCTCAGCAATCTAGCTAAGTCGGTGGGCAAAAAACGGCAGAAAGATAAAGAAGAAAGTGATGCGgacgaagatgatgatgacaaaGCGGACTTGGCAAAGAAACCCAAAGCAGCCTGGCACGATTCCGATGACGAAGAGCTCGAGGTGGGCGAAGTGAAACGGCAGACACGACATACTGGACCCTTAAATCATTTGCGCATGGACAAGTCATACAAGGAGTATTTAACGGCTCGCTTTCAACGCACCGTTAATCAACCTAAATGGGCAACGTTAAAGCCAAAGAAGGAGAACTCCGAGAGCGAAGATTCCGAGGATGAAGCACTACTGAAGACCGTTGGATTCATCGATCACAAGGCTAAGACACGCGAACTGCGAGCCAAGAGCATATTCTTCAAGAGAGTCAAGGATTTGAATCGTGCCACATACAGTGAAGGCGTCATTAACAGTGTCCAGTTCCATCCGACGAGCACCGCTGCCCTGGTGGCGGGTGAAAGTTATCTGGCCACCATATACAGTGTGGATGGacaaaaaaacgagaaactGCACAACATACGCTTCCCAAAGTTCGCTATTACTTGTGCCCGCATCACGCCTTGCGGTACCAAAGCCTTCTTTGGCGCCATGCAACGTCACTATTACTCCTACGATCTGCTCGAGGCCAAGGCGACCAAGCTGAAGATGCCTTCGAACATCAATACTTCGCACAAGTTTGAGGTGTCGCCGTGTGGCAAATATATTGTTACCATGGGCGTATTTGGTAATATTCATGTGTTCACCACCAATTCCAATGAATTGTTGCACACGTTCCATCAGGAGGGACAATTGCGTGGCATGAGCTGGACGGCGGACTCGAAGCGTATCATTTGCTCCGGTTCCAGCTGCAATGTGAATGTGCTTTCCATGCGAGAGTTGCGCATCGAGCACACTTTCATCGATGATGGTTGTATCAATGGCCGAGCAATTGCATTGTCACCAAATCAACAAATGCTCGCAACCGGCAGCAATGAAGGCGTTGTCAATATTTACGACTATGAGAACATCTACAAATCAGCGGCACCGCAGCCAGAGAAGCGCTTCATGAATCTGCAAACAGCAATTGCTGAGCTGAAATTCAATCCCACGTCAGAGTTACTGGCAATGGGATCGCGTTTGGTGCCAAATGCCTTGAAACTGGCGCATTTTCCCAGCGCCACGATCTATTCCAACTTCCCGGGGCAACAGGAGGATGTTGGTTATGTCAACACCATGGCATTCTCACCGGGCAGTGGCTACTTTGCTATCGGTTGCAAGGGAAAGAAGGCACCGTTGTTTAGACTTAAGCATTTCAAGCACTATTAA
- the LOC117566623 gene encoding sodium channel protein Nach produces the protein MVRFGLVFSSWLKRCCTWIKHKAQLVLGVSFTVAQNVFRRLTDITAQAGAETSVLAIRLTVDRRLHFSERLLWLCVLIASIFAVYMLSEVQIARYFNSPTVISVDRDYRGWNGSLPAVTLCYYDHIDSFKANELIQDLWNVSIIDEDYFYIMDFLYAVVNATASNYAELTRFASDERFDQIDLYDIILGINRPFEQVISTFDSNFIVHVQMVMTERGSCYAINSPMSAVLGKDPVQYDELPPPLTCQYGKQQCYIRMDLFESTGVLDVHSPYEVSASEANIVALHKSDEITASFKVLETVASKNLRELSVEQRKCVFNDEETSNLKIYSKSLCLARCRAIMALEMCNCVPFFYPFVEGPSCNPAGFECLLDFKWPIWALHICKCPSTCTEIEYTMQTVKKSSWGIKNNEEAASAESATSSFRWDLIPPKVRFRRDVVFSFEDLIVSFGGVMALFVGISVMGAVQISYVIIYNCLLDTFKLIRFIHLNFHERCRRAIPAFRRRTSPTHVSRAETAELPLFEYVN, from the exons ATGGTGCGGTTCGGTTTAGTTTTCAGCAGCTGGTTAAAACGCTGCTGCACCTGGATAAAGCATAAGGCGCAGCTGGTGCTGGGTGTGTCCTTTACCGTAGCTCAAAATGTCTTTAGAAGATTAACAGACATCACAGCACAGGCTGGAGCCGAGACCAGCGTGTTGGCCATACGTCTCACTGTGGATCGTCGGCTGCACTTTTCCGAGCG ACTCCTCTGGCTGTGCGTGCTCATCGCCAGCATCTTTGCCGTCTACATGCTGAGCGAAGTGCAAATCGCTCGCTACTTCAACTCACCCACCGTCATTTCGGTGGATCGCGATTATCGAGGCTGGAATGGCTCCTTGCCAGCGGTTACGCTTTGCTACTACGATCACATTGATTCCTTCAAGGCTAATGAGCTGATACAGGACTTGTGGAATGTGTCCATCATCGATGAGGATTACTTCTATATCATGGACTTTTTATACGCCGTCGTCAATGCCACTGCAAGCAATTATGCCGAGCTCACCAGATTCGCTAGCGATGAACGTTTCGATCAGATTGATCTCTATGATATTATATTGGGCATCAATCGTCCCTTTGAGCAGGTGATTAGCACGTTTGATAGCAACTTTATTGTGCATGTTCAGATGGTAATGACGGAGCGAGGTTCCTGCTACGCCATTAACTCACCCATGTCTGCTGTGCTGGGCAAAGA CCCCGTTCAGTACGATGAACTGCCTCCGCCGCTAACCTGTCAGTATGGCAAGCAGCAGTGCTATATTCGAATGGATCTCTTCGAGAGTACGGGCGTG CTAGATGTGCACTCGCCATATGAAGTATCCGCCTCGGAGGCCAACATTGTGGCACTGCACAAATCAGACGAAATTACAGCCTCATTTAAGGTGCTCGAGACCGT AGCATCTAAAAATCTGCGAGAACTGAGCGTTGAACAACGCAAGTGCGTCTTTAATGATGAAGAAACCTCAAATCTAAAG ATCTATAGTAAATCTCTCTGCCTGGCAAGATGTCGAGCTATCATGGCCTTGGAAATGTGCAACTGCGTGCCCTTTTTCTATCCTTTTGTGGAAGGACCCAGCTGCAATCCGGCTGGCTTTGAGTGTCTGCTGGACTTCAAGTGGCCCATTTGGGCGCTACACATTTGTAAATGTCCATCAACATGCACTGAGATCGAGTACACCATGCAGACGGTTAAAAAGAGTTCTTGGGGCATCAAGAACAACGAAGAAGCGGCAAGTGCTGAATCGGCTACATCAAGCTTTCGCTGGGATCTAATACCACCCAAGGTGCGCTTCAGACGTGATGTTGTCTTTAGCTTTGAGGATCTCATTG TCTCGTTTGGCGGCGTCATGGCTTTGTTTGTGGGCATCAGTGTTATGGGAGCAGTGCAAATATCTTACGTCATTATTTACAACTGCTTACTGGACACTTTCAAACTAATTCGCTTTATTCACCTTAATTTTCACGAACGCTGTCGACGAGCTATTCCAGCGTTTAGACGGAGGACTAGTCCAACTCATGTTTCTCGAGCTGAGACCGCTGAGCTGCCGCTCTTTGAATATGtgaattaa
- the LOC117566622 gene encoding putative gustatory receptor 59e, giving the protein MGSWSKKPLGNRWLRLLSIVSRLLGVSPASSKYRHVHLVWSLILLSWIWFVCTSLLVSKSQMQVLAIEKLMYLIEYPSNMIITAIFSLYVYRSASFFESQAMQQFKLQKLLFVDAWASQEFYNQLGNYVFKLLLMVFGFHGICVTIDILWLNFNWLLTLYSNCAHNLVGLMISLSLLQYVVALRGICLLLQQLNLRLEQLQPSRNSICILSPSTAEFEHKLEQLRGIVVALNDMHSQLLHRFGVVFLVSFVNSLLSFCYELFNTFRMVEQAQWEEWVLFIYRLLWLLMHGTRIWCVLIGNTRIAEQKCQLCLLLNKFHLQDPRQERAVNHFLLQLQTHDVCPSTVCGVVDLDTLAVGGFISALSAIVIFLIQIDLGNKSLMGYSF; this is encoded by the exons ATGGGCAGTTGGAGCAAAAAACCACTCGGCAATCGCTGGTTGCGTCTCCTTTCCATCGTGAGTCGCCTTCTAGGCGTATCTCCAGCGAGTAGCAAGTATCGCCATGTGCACTTGGTGTGGTCTCTCATACTGCTCAGCTGGATCTGGTTTGTGTGCACAAGTCTGCTGGTATCCAAGTCACAGATGCAGGTGTTGGCCATCGAGAAGTTGATGTACCTCATCGAGTATCCCTCGAATATGATCATCACAGCCATCTTTTCACTCTACGTCTATCGCAGTGCGAGCTTCTTTGAGAGCCAGGCAATGCAGCAATTTAAACTGCAGAAGTTGCTCTTCGTCGATGCTTGGGCATCACAGGAATTCTACAATCAACTGGGAAATTATGTGTTCAAACTTTTGCTGATGGTGTTTGGCTTTCACGGCATCTGTGTGACAATTGACATTCTTTGGCTGAACTTCAATTGGCTCCTCACACTCTACAGCAACTGTGCCCACAACCTCGTTGGTCTGATGATCAGTCTCAGTCTGTTACAATATGTTGTCGCCCTGCGTGGCATTTgcctgctgttgcagcaacttAACTTACGGCTGGAGCAACTGCAGCCCAGCCGCAACAGCATTTGCATACTGTCACCATCCACTGCGGAGTTTGAACATAAACTGGAGCAACTGCGTGGCATTGTGGTTGCCTTGAACGACATGCACTCACAGCTCCTGCATAGATTTGGAGTCGTCTTTTTGGTGAGCTTTGTTAATTCACTTTTAAGCTTCTGCTATGAGCTATTCAACACGTTTCGCATGGTGGAGCAGGCTCAGTGGGAGGAGTGGGTGCTGTTTATCTATCGACTGCTCTGGCTGCTGATGCATGGCACTCGCATCTGGTGTGTCCTTATTGGTAATACTCGCATTGCGGAGCAG AAGTGTCAGCTCTGTCTGCTGCTCAACAAGTTCCACTTGCAGGACCCGCGACAGGAGCGCGCTGTTAATCACtttctgctgcagctgcagacaCACGACGTTTGCCCCTCAACAGTGTGCGGAGTGGTCGACTTGGACACCCTCGCAGTGGGCGGG TTTATCAGCGCTTTGTCGGCCATTGTTATTTTCCTAATACAAATCGATCTGGGCAATAAATCACTAATGGGTTATTccttttaa
- the LOC117566621 gene encoding putative gustatory receptor 59f yields the protein MWLSKLKQASHKRRKIAAMHWEKRNWNLTLQLHKSNSDQLREELKLLLFICVLAGSAPIAVFPRYRSRCYDAVQQSWLIVLYAWLCFAAYWELLHGNIKLSDLEQKFYGIESMTYLIHVPCIMILSVSWKQKICAVFDRIAQFDLASGYIVERRNIGPCIRKHLLVVLILTSCYIPISYCFCQYEVNRTIIDLSTFVLPNILSGISFIPYFIMLQGVCRRMHCITVSLEAELRQEFPIQRDHLNQLRWQHINLLQFTKAVNQTFGVSILCVYVSSFFNVNTNLFLAYKNIENPDVSDWAWWTYILLWLFMHSAKVFIILFFNHAIQQEQTNCLTLLSKFQACSEDLLEAINHFMLQLQANVRAYVACGLIVLDYKFITALLMATTNVFIFFLQYEITYQALAVAANETKI from the exons ATGTGGCTATCCAAGTTGAAGCAGGCTTCACACAAAAGACGCAAGATTGCAGCAATGCACTGGGAAAAGAG AAATTGGAATCTCACACTGCAGCTGCACAAATCAAACTCCGATCAGTTGAGAGAggagctgaagctgctgctgttcatttGTGTGCTGGCGGGGAGTGCTCCGATTGCAGTCTTTCCTCGCTACCGAAGCCGATGCTATGATGCAGTGCAGCAATCTTGGCTGATCGTGTTGTATGCCTGGCTGTGTTTTGCCGCCTACTGGGAACTGTTGCACGGTAATATAAAACTCAGCGACCTAGAGCAAAAGTTCTATGGCATCGAATCGATGACGTACCTCATCCATGTGCCCTGCATCATGATACTCAGTGTTAGCTGGAAGCAAAAGATTTGCGCTGTATTTGACCGAATTGCGCAATTTGATTTGGCCAGTGGTTATATTGTGGAACGTCGAAACATCGGTCCTTGTATACGCAAACATTTGCTTGTGGTGCTGATCCTCACTAGTTGCTATATTCCAATCTCGTATTGCTTCTGTCAATATGAGGTTAATAGGACTATAATCGACTTGAGCACATTTGTGCTACCCAACATCCTGAGCGGCATTTCATTTATACCTTACTTCATAATGTTGCAAGGAGTCTGTCGTCGTATGCACTGCATAACTGTGTCTTTGGAAGCGGAGCTTCGACAGGAATTTCCCATTCAACGTGATCATCTTAACCAACTGAGATGGCAGCACATTAATCTGCTGCAATTTACAAAGGCAGTGAATCAAACCTTTGGCGTCTCCATATTGTGTGTCTATGTGAGCTCCTTCTTCAATGTCAACACGAATCTGTTTTTGGCTTACAAGAATATTGAGAATCCCGATGTTTCCGATTGGGCGTGGTGGACGTACATTCTTCTCTGGCTATTTATGCACTCAGCCAAGGTGTTTATAATACTTTTCTTCAATCACGCAATCCAACAAGAG CAAACCAACTGCTTGACATTGTTAAGTAAGTTTCAAGCTTGCAGCGAAGATTTGTTGGAAGCCATCAATCACTttatgctgcagttgcaagcCAATGTGAGAGCGTATGTTGCCTGTGGTCTAATTGTGTtagattacaaatttattacgGCG CTTTTAATGGCCACcacaaatgtttttatattctttcTGCAATACGAAATTACTTATCAAGCGCTGGCGGTTGCCGCCaacgaaacaaaaatttga
- the LOC117569435 gene encoding eukaryotic translation elongation factor 1 epsilon-1 — translation MCDVATVQKIANCLGVKPGKVQLNEEQVVTRTSAQNKTVAGFATILESLARESKSETAQNSTASREVQAQVYQWIEFAVLYVSPGSKDKHVAKQLLNDFNKLFINKSYLVGHFITLADLAVYYAIYDLVKSLSPLDKENYLNLSRWFDHLQQRPDIHQGEQLLNFTTIYLHNWAQGTHV, via the exons atgtgtgaCGTTGCAACAGTACAGAAAATTGCCAACTGTCTGGGCGTTAAACCCGGCAAAGTGCAGCTAAATGAAGAGCAA GTCGTAACTCGCACAAGcgcccaaaacaaaactgtcGCTGGCTTTGCCACCATACTAGAAAGCTTGGCCCGCGAATCCAAATCGGAGACAGCCCAGAACAGCACAGCATCCAGGGAAGTGCAGGCACAGGTGTATCAATGGATTGAGTTCGCTGTGCTCTACGTGTCACCCGGCTCCAAAGATAAACATGTGGCCAAGCAATTGTTGAACGACTTTAACAAACTGTTTATCAACAAATCGTATTTGGTGGGCCACTTCATCACATTGGCCGATCTTGCTGTCTACTATGCCATTTATGATCTTGTG AAATCACTTTCGCCGCTGGATAAGGAGAACTATCTGAATCTATCGCGTTGGTTTGATCATCTGCAGCAACGTCCGGACATCCATCAGGGCGAGCAATTGCTGAACTTCACCACAATCTATCTGCACAACTGGGCTCAAGGAACTCATGTTTAG